One Glycine max cultivar Williams 82 chromosome 6, Glycine_max_v4.0, whole genome shotgun sequence DNA segment encodes these proteins:
- the LOC100776754 gene encoding SNF1-related protein kinase regulatory subunit gamma-1 isoform X2 produces the protein MCKEKKRIIINLLALALQRERERVIMVTMEESPRSPEAKLGLRVEDLWDIQEPQLSPDEKFNACFESIPVSAFPPPPSNQEIEIKSDATLAEAVKILAEHNILSAPVVDVDAPNDASWIDRYIGIVEFAGIVVWILHQSEPTSPRSPSGGAANTAAVNGITSEAFGLESASTTSGNFFEDLTSSQLYKNTKVRDISGSFRWAPFLALERSNSFLTMLLLLSKYKMKSIPVVDLGAGRIDNIITQSSVIHMLAECAGLQWFESWGTKKLSEVGLPMVTPNHIIKVYEDEPVLQAFKLMRKKRIGGLPVMDRGSSTAIGNISLKDVQFLLTAPEIYHDYRSITAKDFLTAIRSYLEKHEGAFPMSGDLITCNKDCTIKELIQLLDHEKIHRVYVADNDGNLEGLITLRDIISRLVHEPRGYFGDFFDGVLPMPPNSRV, from the exons ATgtgtaaagagaaaaaaaggatcATAATTAACTTGTTAGCATTGGCgttacagagagagagagagagagttattATGGTGACTATGGAAGAGAGTCCAAGGAGCCCAGAGGCGAAGCTGGGGTTGCGAGTGGAGGATCTATGGGACATTCAGGAACCACAGCTAAGTCCTGATGAGAAGTTCAATGCTTGCTTTGAAAGCATACCTGTCTCTGCCTTCCCTCCACCTCCTTCAAATCAAG AAATTGAGATAAAATCAGATGCCACCCTAGCCGAGGCAGTAAAAATACTTGCAGAACACAACATTCTTAGTGCACCTGTGGTGGACGTAGATGCACCCAATGATGCCAGTTGGATTGACAGATATATAGGAATAGTTGAGTTTGCTGGAATTGTTGTTTGGATTCTGCATCAG TCTGAACCCACATCTCCAAGGAGTCCATCCGGTGGAGCTGCTAATACGGCTGCAGTGAATGGAATAACTTCTGAAGCATTCGGCCTTGAATCTGCTTCGACAACTTCAGGCAATTTCTTTGAGGATCTGACTTCTTCTCAACTATATAAGAACACCAAG GTTCGTGACATTTCAGGGTCATTCCGCTGGGCTCCATTTCTCGCTCTGGAGAGATCAAACTCATTTTTGACCATGCTTTTGCTGCTTTCCAAGTACAAGATGAAGAGTATTCCTGTGGTGGACTTGGGTGCAGGTCGAATTGACAACATTATTACACAGTCTTCTGTAATTCACATGTTGGCAGAATGTGCTGGTCTTCAGTGGTTTGAGAGTTGGGGAACCAAGAAACTGTCTGAAGTTGGTCTTCCCATGGTGACACCAAATCATATTATCAAG GTTTACGAGGATGAACCAGTGCTTCAAGCATTTAAACTGATGAGGAAAAAGAGGATTGGAGGGTTGCCAGTGATGGACAGGGGTAGCAGCACGGCAATTGGTAACATAAGCCTGAAAGATGTTCAATTCCTCCTAACTGCTCCTGAAATCTACCATGATTATAG ATCTATTACAGCAAAAGACTTCCTGACAGCCATTAGAAGCTACTTAGAGAAGCATGAAGGGGCCTTTCCAATGTCAGGTGACCTGATTACATGCAATAAGGATTGCACAATCAAAGAATTGATTCAACTGCTTGACCATGAGAAGATTCATAGGGTCTACGTTGCTGACAATGACGGGAATCTGGAAGGACTAATCACACTAAGAGATATCATCTCAAGGCTAGTACACGAGCCTCGTGGCTATTTTGGTGATTTCTTTGATGGGGTTCTCCCAATGCCTCCAAACAGCAGGGTTTGA
- the LOC100776754 gene encoding SNF1-related protein kinase regulatory subunit gamma-1 isoform X1, translated as MCKEKKRIIINLLALALQRERERVIMVTMEESPRSPEAKLGLRVEDLWDIQEPQLSPDEKFNACFESIPVSAFPPPPSNQGYNFGCSEIEIKSDATLAEAVKILAEHNILSAPVVDVDAPNDASWIDRYIGIVEFAGIVVWILHQSEPTSPRSPSGGAANTAAVNGITSEAFGLESASTTSGNFFEDLTSSQLYKNTKVRDISGSFRWAPFLALERSNSFLTMLLLLSKYKMKSIPVVDLGAGRIDNIITQSSVIHMLAECAGLQWFESWGTKKLSEVGLPMVTPNHIIKVYEDEPVLQAFKLMRKKRIGGLPVMDRGSSTAIGNISLKDVQFLLTAPEIYHDYRSITAKDFLTAIRSYLEKHEGAFPMSGDLITCNKDCTIKELIQLLDHEKIHRVYVADNDGNLEGLITLRDIISRLVHEPRGYFGDFFDGVLPMPPNSRV; from the exons ATgtgtaaagagaaaaaaaggatcATAATTAACTTGTTAGCATTGGCgttacagagagagagagagagagttattATGGTGACTATGGAAGAGAGTCCAAGGAGCCCAGAGGCGAAGCTGGGGTTGCGAGTGGAGGATCTATGGGACATTCAGGAACCACAGCTAAGTCCTGATGAGAAGTTCAATGCTTGCTTTGAAAGCATACCTGTCTCTGCCTTCCCTCCACCTCCTTCAAATCAAG GTTATAATTTTGGGTGTTCAGAAATTGAGATAAAATCAGATGCCACCCTAGCCGAGGCAGTAAAAATACTTGCAGAACACAACATTCTTAGTGCACCTGTGGTGGACGTAGATGCACCCAATGATGCCAGTTGGATTGACAGATATATAGGAATAGTTGAGTTTGCTGGAATTGTTGTTTGGATTCTGCATCAG TCTGAACCCACATCTCCAAGGAGTCCATCCGGTGGAGCTGCTAATACGGCTGCAGTGAATGGAATAACTTCTGAAGCATTCGGCCTTGAATCTGCTTCGACAACTTCAGGCAATTTCTTTGAGGATCTGACTTCTTCTCAACTATATAAGAACACCAAG GTTCGTGACATTTCAGGGTCATTCCGCTGGGCTCCATTTCTCGCTCTGGAGAGATCAAACTCATTTTTGACCATGCTTTTGCTGCTTTCCAAGTACAAGATGAAGAGTATTCCTGTGGTGGACTTGGGTGCAGGTCGAATTGACAACATTATTACACAGTCTTCTGTAATTCACATGTTGGCAGAATGTGCTGGTCTTCAGTGGTTTGAGAGTTGGGGAACCAAGAAACTGTCTGAAGTTGGTCTTCCCATGGTGACACCAAATCATATTATCAAG GTTTACGAGGATGAACCAGTGCTTCAAGCATTTAAACTGATGAGGAAAAAGAGGATTGGAGGGTTGCCAGTGATGGACAGGGGTAGCAGCACGGCAATTGGTAACATAAGCCTGAAAGATGTTCAATTCCTCCTAACTGCTCCTGAAATCTACCATGATTATAG ATCTATTACAGCAAAAGACTTCCTGACAGCCATTAGAAGCTACTTAGAGAAGCATGAAGGGGCCTTTCCAATGTCAGGTGACCTGATTACATGCAATAAGGATTGCACAATCAAAGAATTGATTCAACTGCTTGACCATGAGAAGATTCATAGGGTCTACGTTGCTGACAATGACGGGAATCTGGAAGGACTAATCACACTAAGAGATATCATCTCAAGGCTAGTACACGAGCCTCGTGGCTATTTTGGTGATTTCTTTGATGGGGTTCTCCCAATGCCTCCAAACAGCAGGGTTTGA
- the LOC100776218 gene encoding uncharacterized protein isoform X1, whose translation MEQTIWGHLPVLVRANSKESIEYILQALWRTRKTGLGTTDRCIIQEMLQLQNESDLDPLLVCLRMLIRRCVYENTSKEDIPKLFPSEVLPELQKLLTLLLHKFQREWQEDVMKDQNIVPRLKAMTWNMANLDKESADPAAVINLKFSLHPFQLQNDGQFHSGEQDVKFKLATDSIDMMLKAMHCIRDQFSTVDEALNGH comes from the exons aTGGAGCAAACGATATGGGGTCATTTGCCGGTGCTGGTAAGGGCAAATTCAAAAGAATCTATTGAATACATTCTTCAGGCCCTTTGGAGAACTCGAAAAACTGGTCTTGGCACTACCGACCGATGCATCATCCAAGAAATGCTCCAGCTCCAAAATGAATCTGATCTCGACCCA CTTCTGGTTTGCCTCCGAATGTTAATCAGGAGGTGTGTTTATGAGAACACTAGCAAGGAGGATATTCCGAAGCTGTTCCCCAGTGAGGTTCTGCCTGAATTGCAAAAACTGTTGACACTTTTGTTGCACAAGTTTCAGCGAGAGTGGCAGGAAGATGTGATGAAAGATCAG AATATTGTGCCTCGATTAAAGGCGATGACATGGAATATGGCAAATCTCGATAAAGAATCAGCAGACCCTGCAGCTGTTATCAATTTGAAG TTTTCACTGCATCCTTTTCAGCTTCAAAATGATGGTCAATTTCACTCGGGAGAGCAAGATgtgaagttcaagttggctacAGATTCTATAGATATGATGCTGAAAGCCATGCACTGTATTAGAGACCAGTTTTCTACTGTG GATGAGGCACTGAATGGGCATTAG
- the LOC100802455 gene encoding SWI/SNF complex component SNF12 homolog, translating to MNNQAKNIATSSLFGHSGMAPQPQPHHPNPIQQWNHPNPLLSQSQSHPQTQFHGLFQFSEPQSQVFAQAQYAQAQLQSQAARAHPQVPQTQPFAHLHNVKTNTANGVSSLGTGSAKRATLKPPLRSHNSLNMNQSTPFKATKLTPAVLQKKQIPEKVAALLPESALYTQLLDFEAQVDASLARRKIDIQETKLPPHVQKTLRVYVFNTFSNHAKMDADNRKADDESWWSLKIIGRILEDGVDSMSGISQGSSPSYPKFSAFFKKITILLDQSLYPDNHVTVWDSARSPTQQDGFEVKRKGNKEFTAVIAIEMNYTPDKFMVSPPLSKLLGIEVETRPRIIATLSNYVKSRKLQIPNDPSFFICDPSLQMVFGEEKMDFTMVSQKLAQHLTQPQPIHMEHNIKLSGHSPAVSACYDIQVDVPFPLEKDMSTFLAGFESQKEIEAYDEAIRTSLKKIQEHHRRRAFFLSFSQSPAEFIDTLIASQSKDLKLVAGDASHNVQKELPSEFFNQPWVEDAVIRYLNRKSAGSDAHGHN from the exons ATGAATAATCAAGCCAAGAATATTGCTACATCATCTTTGTTTGGTCATTCTGGAATGgccccacaaccacaaccacacCATCCTAACCCCATTCAGCAATGGAACCATCCAAACCCTTTACTCTCTCAGTCACAGTCACACCCTCAAACCCAATTCCATGGTCTGTTTCAGTTTTCAGAGCCCCAAAGTCAGGTCTTTGCACAAGCTCAGTATGCACAGGCTCAATTGCAGTCTCAGGCTGCACGTGCTCATCCACAAGTACCTCAAACTCAGCCTTTTGCTCACTTGCATAATGTAAAAACTAATACTGCTAATGGTGTATCAAGTCTGGGCACCGGAAGTGCTAAGCGAGCAACCCTAAAGCCCCCGTTGAGGTCTCACAATTCGTTGAATATGAACCAATCCACGCCGTTTAAGGCCACGAAGTTGACCCCAGCTGTTCTGCAAAAGAAGCAAATACCTGAAAAGGTGGCTGCGCTTTTGCCTGAGTCTGCTCTTTACACTCAGTTGCTTGATTTTGAGGCTCAGGTGGATGCTTCTTTGGCCAGGAGAAAGATTGATATACAGGAGACTAAGCTGCCTCCTCATGTTCAGAAAACTCTTCGTGTTTATGTGTTTAATACCTTCTCAAATCATGCTAAAATGGATGCTGATAATAGAAAGGCTGATGATGAATCTTGGTGGTCTCTCAAGATAATTGGAAGGATATTGGAAGATGGTGTGGATTCCATGTCAGGAATTTCACAGGGATCGAGCCCTTCGTACCCGAAGTTCTCTGcatttttcaagaaaattacCATACTCTTGGATCAAAGCCTTTATCCTGATAATCATGTCACTGTGTGGGATAGTGCTCGTTCCCCTACCCAACAGGATGGTTTTGAGGTGAAGAGGAaaggaaacaaagaatttaCTGCAGTGATTGCAATAGAAATGAATTATACACCTGACAAGTTTATGGTTTCACCACCACTGTCTAAACTTTTAGGGATTGAGGTAGAGACTCGCCCAAGAATAATAGCTACTCTTTCTAACTACGTGAAGTCCAGGAAGCTACAGATCCCAAATGACCCTTCATTCTTCATATGTGATCCTTCTCTACAAATGGTGTTTGGGGAAGAGAAGATGGATTTCACCATGGTTTCTCAGAAGTTAGCACAGCATTTGACACAACCACAACCTATACATATGGAGCATAACATCAAGCTTTCTGGACATTCTCCAGCTGTATCTGCATGTTATGATATACAGGTTGATGTGCCTTTTCCACTGGAAAAGGATATGTCTACATTCTTGGCAGGCTTTGAGAGTCAAAAAGAGATTGAAGCTTATGACGAGGCGATTCGCACCTCCTTAAAGAAGATCCAGGAGCATCATAGAAGACGAGCTTTCTTTCTTAGCTTTAGTCAGTCTCCAGCGGAGTTTATTGATACTTTGATTGCTTCTCAGAGCAAAGATTTAAAACTTGTTGCTGGAGATGCCAGCCATAATGTTCAAAAGGAACTTCCTTCTGAATTCTTCAATCAACCATG GGTTGAGGATGCTGTCATTCGTTACTTGAACCGCAAATCTGCAGGAAGTGATGCTCATGGACACAACTGA
- the LOC100777627 gene encoding elongation factor 1-delta — MAVTLYDLSSSSGLKKLDEYLLPRSYITGYQATKDDLTVYAALPTAPSDEYGNVSRWYKHIDALLRISGVTGEGSGVIVEGSLVAEPVATPPAADTKAAVAEDDDDDDVDLFGEETEEEKKAAEERAAAVKASTKKKESGKSSVLLDVKPWDDETDMKKLEEAVRSVQMEGLLWGASKLVPVGYGIKKLQIMLTIVDDLVSVDTLIEEHLTVEPINEYVQSCDIVAFNKI, encoded by the exons ATGGCAGTCACACTCTACGACCTTAGCTCTTCCTCTGGGTTGAAGAAACTTGATGAGTACCTTCTCCCACGCAGTTACATCACCGG GTACCAAGCTACAAAGGATGATCTTACTGTTTATGCAGCTTTGCCAACTGCTCCATCAGATGAATATGGAAATGTTTCCAGGTGGTACAAGCACATTGATGCTTTGTTGAGAATCTC TGGTGTTACTGGCGAGGGATCTGGTGTTATTGTTGAGGGATCTCTAGTTGCAGAGCCTGTTGCAACTCCCCCTGCTGCAGACACAAAG GCTGCTGTTGCTGAGgatgacgatgatgatgatgtggATTTGTTCGGTGAAGAgacagaagaagagaagaaggcaGCAGAGGAACGGGCAGCTGCAGTGAAGgcatctacaaaaaaaaaagagt CTGGGAAATCATCTGTTCTGTTGGATGTGAAACCATGGGACGATGAAACTGACATGAAGAAGCTCGAAGAAGCAGTGAGATCTGTTCAGATGGAAGGGTTGCTTTGGGGTGCAT CCAAACTTGTACCTGTTGGGTACGGTATCAAGAAACTGCAAATTATGCTTACTATTGTGGATGACCTAGTTTCTGTTGATACTCTTATTGAGGAACATCTCACAGTTGAGCCCATCAATGAATATGTCCAGAGTTGTGACATTGTGGCCTTCAATAAAATAT AA
- the LOC100776218 gene encoding uncharacterized protein isoform X2: protein MEQTIWGHLPVLVRANSKESIEYILQALWRTRKTGLGTTDRCIIQEMLQLQNESDLDPLLVCLRMLIRRCVYENTSKEDIPKLFPSEVLPELQKLLTLLLHKFQREWQEDVMKDQNIVPRLKAMTWNMANLDKESADPAAVINLKLQNDGQFHSGEQDVKFKLATDSIDMMLKAMHCIRDQFSTVDEALNGH from the exons aTGGAGCAAACGATATGGGGTCATTTGCCGGTGCTGGTAAGGGCAAATTCAAAAGAATCTATTGAATACATTCTTCAGGCCCTTTGGAGAACTCGAAAAACTGGTCTTGGCACTACCGACCGATGCATCATCCAAGAAATGCTCCAGCTCCAAAATGAATCTGATCTCGACCCA CTTCTGGTTTGCCTCCGAATGTTAATCAGGAGGTGTGTTTATGAGAACACTAGCAAGGAGGATATTCCGAAGCTGTTCCCCAGTGAGGTTCTGCCTGAATTGCAAAAACTGTTGACACTTTTGTTGCACAAGTTTCAGCGAGAGTGGCAGGAAGATGTGATGAAAGATCAG AATATTGTGCCTCGATTAAAGGCGATGACATGGAATATGGCAAATCTCGATAAAGAATCAGCAGACCCTGCAGCTGTTATCAATTTGAAG CTTCAAAATGATGGTCAATTTCACTCGGGAGAGCAAGATgtgaagttcaagttggctacAGATTCTATAGATATGATGCTGAAAGCCATGCACTGTATTAGAGACCAGTTTTCTACTGTG GATGAGGCACTGAATGGGCATTAG